The following is a genomic window from Caldanaerobius fijiensis DSM 17918.
TTGATCCTCTGTTTATTTTAAAGGGCAGCAAACATCCTGATGAAGCATTCCAGTGGATAATGTACCTGTTGCAGAAAGATGTACAAGAAAAATCTGTTAAACTCAGCGGTGGTACACCTCCTGCTAATACCAATGCATTGGAGGCGTATTACAACAACTTCCCAACAATAAACAAGGATGATCTGAAGAATGTTGTAGAAGGTGGATTAAAGTATGGTACAGAGTCATACAACCACTTGATCACAAATTATACGCAAATCAGGACGTTAGTTGATAACGAAATTAACCAGGTATTAAATGGCAAGAAGAAAGCATCAGAGGTAACACCTGGCCTGCAGCAGAAGTTAAACGATCTTTTCAAAAACAATAAATAGTATATAATATGCATAGATTCTTTTAAGAATCTATGCATATTGTTTCTTATAATGTTTTCCTGAGTGATATAATTAAATAAGAAAAAAATTTATAAGAGAGGAGATATAGTATGGTACATAAATTTCCTGACGATTTTGTATGGGGTACAGCGACAGCTGCGTACCAAATAGAAGGTGCAGCCAATGAAGACGGCAGGGGAGAATCTATATGGGACCGTTTTTCTCATATACCCGGTAATGTATGGAATAATCAAAATGGTGACGTAGCATGTGATCACTATCACAGATACAAAGAAGATGTTCAAATATTAAAAGAGATGGGTGTTAAAGGCTACCGTTTTTCTATCTCCTGGCCAAGGGTTATACCTGATGGAACAGGTAAAATAAATCAAAAGGGTGTTGATTTCTACAACAATTTAATAGATGAATTGTTGAGACAAGGTATTCAACCATTTGTTACATTGTATCACTGGGATTTACCTCAGGCATTGCAGGATAGAGGCGGCTGGACCAATCGCGATACCACAGATTATTTTGCTGAATATGCTCAGCAAATGTTTAAGCAATATGGGGATAGGGTTAAACATTGGATAACCCATAACGAACCATGGTGCACGTCGTTTTTGGGTCACGCCATTGGCGTTCATGCACCGGGCTTAAAAGATTTTTCAGCTGCATTGTTGGCGGCTCACAACGTATTATTGTCTCACGGCAAAGCGGTAGAAGTATTTAGACAGATGGGATTGGATGGAAAAATCGGCATAACGTTAAACCTGACTCCGTCTTATCCGGCATCTAATAGCGCAGATGATTTACAAGCAGCAACGATATCAGATGGCTTTTCAAATAGGTGGTTTTTAGATCCTGTTTTCAAAGGACAATATCCTGATGATATGGTAAAAGTCTTTGGAACCTTTGCCAAAATACCTGAAATACAGGAAAGTGATATGAAGCTTATTTCATCAAATATTGATTTTCTCGGTATCAATTATTATAGCAGAAGCCTTGTAAAACATAACCCTGATGCCCAATTTGGTGTGGAAACACTTAAGCCTGAGGGCCAGTACACTGATATGGATTGGGAAGTATATCCCCAAGGGTTATATGATTTGCTTTTAAGGATTAAAAAGGATTATGGCGATATAGATCTATATATTACCGA
Proteins encoded in this region:
- a CDS encoding GH1 family beta-glucosidase; this translates as MVHKFPDDFVWGTATAAYQIEGAANEDGRGESIWDRFSHIPGNVWNNQNGDVACDHYHRYKEDVQILKEMGVKGYRFSISWPRVIPDGTGKINQKGVDFYNNLIDELLRQGIQPFVTLYHWDLPQALQDRGGWTNRDTTDYFAEYAQQMFKQYGDRVKHWITHNEPWCTSFLGHAIGVHAPGLKDFSAALLAAHNVLLSHGKAVEVFRQMGLDGKIGITLNLTPSYPASNSADDLQAATISDGFSNRWFLDPVFKGQYPDDMVKVFGTFAKIPEIQESDMKLISSNIDFLGINYYSRSLVKHNPDAQFGVETLKPEGQYTDMDWEVYPQGLYDLLLRIKKDYGDIDLYITENGAAFKDVVENDQIDDIDRLNYLKKHFEKAAEAIRDGVKLKGYFVWSLMDNFEWAFGYSKRFGLIYVDYETQRRLWKKSARWYKDVIANNSVD